The DNA region CGGCCCAGTTGCTCGATGCAGCCCCGGTTCATGACGGCGATGCGGTCACTCATGACCAGCGCCTCCTCCTGGTCATGGGTGACGAAGACGAAGGTGATGCCCAGCGTCTCCTGGAGGTTGGAGAGTTCGACCTGGAGTTCCTTGCGGAGCCCCCGGTCCAGGGCCGAGAGCGGCTCGTCCAGCAGAAGGACCTCCGGCTCGTTCACGGTGGCGCGGGCAAGGGCCACCCGCTGCCGCTGGCCGCCGGAAAGCTGGTCGGGGCGGCGGGTGGAATATTCGGCGATGCGAACCGTCTCCAGTGCGCGGACCACCCTCTCACGGACCTGGGCGGGGGGCACGCGCTTTTGCCGCAACCCGAAGGCCACGTTGTCGAAGACGGTCAGATGCGGGAAGAGCGCATAACTCTGAAAGACGGTGTTGACCGGTCTACGGTGCGGCGGCACGCCCGTCATGTCCCGCCCGCCGATCAGGACGGCTCCCGCGTCGGCCTCCTCGAAGCCCGCCAGAATTCGCAGCAGCGTGGTCTTGCCGCAACCCGAGGGGCCGAGCAGGCTGAAGAACTCACCGCGACGAATATCCAGATCAATGCTCTCCAACACGTGCGTCTCGCTGCCCGACGCGGTACGAAAGCTCTTGAACACGTCCACAACGCTGACGGCGGCGCCCTGCGGGAGTTCGCGCGTGCGCTTGCCCTTGAAAACGACGCCGGTTATGGCCGTGCCCTCTGCATGAACATACAAAGGGGATTGTAGGGGAAGGGGGTATCCCTCTGGGGAGTCCTGCCGAGACGACCCTGCCCGCCTACCGCCCGGGCTGGTCCGGCGTGGTCTGCGGCTGCCGGGTCTTGAGCCGCACCTGATCCTGGGGAGGGGACGTGAGGTAGGCGAGGGCGCCGGTCACGAAATACGCCGCGAGCGCGAGCCCGGCCCGCCGTCCCGCTCCGGGCCGTCTGCGAAGGGCCTGGATGCCGGACAGGGCGGCGACGATCAGACAAAGGGCGCTGAGGACCGAGAGGAAAAGGTTGAGACTTTCCTGCACGCCCCCACCATACCGCCCACCTCGCTCCCTCCACTCATACGGATTCCGGTTGAACAGTTACAAAAACTGTTCAACCCGAGCAGAGCGAGGAGGAACAAAACGGTTGCCGGGAAAGGAGTTGTCGAATCGGCGCTTTCCCGATTCGATAACGGATTGGACGGGAACTGTATCACAGCGTCAGAATTTCGTGCCCCCTGGGGGTCACGACGACCGTGTGCTCGAACTGGGCGCTGGGCAGCTTGTCGGCGGTGATGACCGTCCAGCCGTCGGGCATCAACCTCGTGTCCGGCGTGCCGAGGTTGATCATGGGCTCGATGGTGAAGACCATGCCCGGCTGGAACTTGAGGCCGGTGTAACGGGCGCCCCAGTGGTAGATGGTCGGTTCCTCGTGCAGCCGCTTGCCGATGCCGTGGCCGGTGTACTCCTTGACCACGCCGTAGCCGCGCGACTCGGCGAGGGACTGGACGGCGTGCCCGATGTCGCCCGTGCGGTTGCCGGGCCTCACAACCTCCAGCCCCGCCGCGAGGCACTGGCGGGTGGTGTCCACCAGCCCCTGCACCTCGGGCGAGACCCTGCCCACCGTGTACGTGTAGCAGGCGTCGCCGTACACGCCGTCGAGCAGCACGCCGATGTCCACGCCGACGATGTCGCCCTCCTTGAGTGCCCGGTCACCGGGGATACCGTGGCAGATCACCTCGTTGACCGAGGCGCAGATGGTGGCGGGGAAGGGGTTGTCGCGCGGGCCGTAGCCCAGGTAGGCGGGGACGGCGCCAGCCCGGCGGATGTGCTCTTCCGCGATGCGGTCGAGGTCGGCGAGGGTGGCGCCGGGTTTGACGTAAGGGTCGAGCAGACGGAAGGTCTCGGCCACGAGCGCCCCCGCGCGGCGCATGGCTTCGATCTCGCGGGCGGATTTGAGGGCGACGCGGCTCATAAGAAAGCAGGCTAGCACGCGCTCCGGAGGCGGAAAGGAGCAGGCCCCACGGGGGACCATCCCGGCCCGGCGAACGGACGGTGGTTCCCGACGGGCAGCTTAAGGCTCGCGACACGAGTGCCCCGGTGCCGCGCGCTAGCCTGCCCCCCATGACTGCCCCGACTCCCCCTGCCCTGTCCCCCGCCCAGCAGCAGGCGCGGCGGCTCGCCACGACCGGCCTCGTCATGGGCGTCTTTCTCGCGGCGCTGGAGGCGAGCGTGGTGGCGGCGGCGATGCCGAGCGTGATAGCCGACCTCGGCGGCCAGCGGCTCTACGCCCTGCCCTTCGCGGTGTATCTGCTGACGAGCACGGTGAGCAGCCCGCTGTGGGGCCGCGCGTCCGACGTGGTGGGGCGCAGGCGGCTGTACCTGGCGGGCGTGGTGATGTTCTTGCTGGGCAGCGCCCTGTGCGGCCTCGCGCAGAACATGCAGTGGCTCGTCGCGGCGCGGGCCCTTCAGGGCCTGGGGGCGGGGGCGGTGCTGCCCCTCACGCTCACCATCATCGGGGAGACGTACTCGCTTGCCGAGCGCGGGCGCGTGCAGGCCTTCATCAGCGGCGTGTGGGGGGTCTCCGGGCTCGTCGGGCCGCTCCTCGGCGGGTGGCTGACGGACGCCCTCTCGTGGCGCTGGACCTTCTACGCCTCGCTGCCCTTCGGGCTCGCCGCCCTGCTGATCGCGTGGCGGCACCTGCGGGAGACGGGCAACCCGCGCCCCGCCCGGCTCGACTGGACCGGCGCCGTGCTGTTCACGTCGGGGAGCGGACTGACCGTCTGGGGGCTGGAGGGGCGGCTGTGGGGGATGGTCGGGCTCGGTCTGCTCGTCCTCGCCGCCGCCGTGTGGATGGAGCGCCGTCACCCCGATCCCCTGCTCCCGATGCGGTCGCTGCGCGAGCGGGTGCCGCGCGTGGCCTTCGCGGGGAACCTGCTGGGCGGCGGGGCGTACTTCGGGGTCATCGCCTACCTGCCGCTCTACGCGCAGGGCGTCGGCGGGGGCGGGGCGACCGGGGCGGGGGCGATCCTGACGCCCATGCTCGTGGGCTGGACGCTGAGTTCGATCTGGAGCGCGCGGCTGCTGACCCGGGTGCCCCTCGCCCGCCTCTCGCAACTGGGCTTCGCGGTGCTCACGGTGATGTTCGCGGCCCTGACTTTCGCGGTCCACTCGCCGCTGTGGGTCACGTCCGCCCTGGGCTTCGTGGTGGGGATGGGGATGGGCTTCGCCATGCTCAGTCTGCTCCTTTCCGCTCAGGAGCGGGCCACCCGGGGCGAGCTGGGGGCGGTGACGAGCGGCGTGCTCTTCGCCCGGCAGATGGGCGGCGCGCTTGGGGTGGCGGTCATGGCCCTGTTGATCGGCCCCGCCGCCATCGAGGCCGGGGGCGTGGCGCTGGCCGAGGGGCTGGGGCGGGCGTACCTCCTCGCGCTGGGGTTGGTGGCGGCCGGGCTGGTGCTGAGCCTGACGCTGCCGAGGGGCGGGGTCAGAAAGGCGGGTGAGGGCGCACCCCAGCCGCAGCCGGAGGCGTCCTCACACTGAGGAGGCGTTCAGCGGGCGTCAGGCCTTGCCAACGGTGAGCTTGAACATCTGTCAAGAGGCAGGATGGGTTCTTACAAACACCGCCCCAGACGTTATTTAAAGAATTAGCGCCTCGGGCTTGAGTAGCTAAAAACACCTCCCTTCGTGAACGTGTAGCGCCGCTATAGCACCGTGCTGGGGATCAAACCAATTCGAGCCTCAGCCGCTTGCCCAGCACACCCGCCGCGCGTTCCAGGGTCCGCAGGGTCACGGCATGATTTTCCGGGTCCAGCAGACGATCTACCGCCGAGCGGCTGGTCTCCATGCGGGAAGCCAGTTCGGTTTTCGTCAAGCCGCTGCGCTTCATCTCCTGTTCAAGTTGAAACGCAATAACGCGCTTCAGTGCCACAACTTCAACGTCAGCCAGCAGGCCCTCTTCCGCCAGGAAGTCATCGAAGCTGCTCCCCATGTGCTTATTCACAGGCTCATTCCTCATTTCCATTCGCCTCCACCTGGCCTAGACGCTTCCGAGCGGTTTCAAGATCATTCTTCGGGGTCTTCTGGGATTTCTTGACGAAACCGTGAAGCAGGATCATGCGGTTGCCAACGACCGTGAAGATGATGCGAGCGATCCCGTCTTCCAGCGTGGTACGGACTTCCCAAAGTCCCTTTTCCAACTTGCGGATCAGGGGCATTCCGATGGGCCAGCCGAACTGAGCCGTCTTGATATCCTCCCCAATGCTCTTGCGGTCTTCCCGAGTCAAGGACTTCAGCCATTCCCGAACGGGCTCATTGCCCACGGTGGTGCGGAAGAACCGAACCTCAAGGATGGGCTGGGGCGTCTCGGGTTCGGGCGAGAGTGTCACACCGCCAGAGTGTACCATTTTTGGTGCGCCTGTGCTGGTTGTATAGTTTCCTGTTGTCTGCGATTGACTCCGCCGACCTGCCCTGCACCCTTCACGCCCTCGCTAGAGCCGCCGAGGTGCCCCGTATCTGGATACACGACCTCCGCCATACCCACGCCAGTCTCCTGGCTTTTCGGGGAGTAGCACCGAAGGTCATCGCGGATCGGTTGGGGCACACGAACGTGGGGTTCACCATGCAGGTGTACACGCACCTGTATGACGAGCAGCGCCGGGAGGCCGCGCCCTGCCTGGCGGAACTGATCCAGCACAGTAGGGCGGGCTGAGCAGAAATCGGCGGGGTAGCACCTCGGTAGCACCGCAACAGAAGAAAGGGGCCGCTCCGACAATCGGAGCGGCTTGTCTGAACGGATCAGAGCGAGGAGGTCAGGCTACCTTTCGTTATTGGAGCACGGCTGAGTAGAAGGCGTGTCAAATATTGGATTCAACAACCTGAAAGCCTTCCGGGAGGCGAGCTGGATTAATCATACATTCCTCGCCCATCACCACGAACGTTAGTGGTAGTTGGTCAAGGTAAAGCACTACTCCGACAACTTGATTAAAAGGGTTCTTGATGTACCTATAACTGCAAATTGACTTACCCTGGTATACGCTAAATTTTATATCCTTACTGACATCTATTATGTAGTTCCCTCCAATCTCATTTCTCATCTGAACGATATTACTTGGATACACAGGATTCCCCATAACATATCTAGATGAGAATGGATCTATCCATTTATCTTCCACAATCAAGCATTCCGCTTTTGCACGAAAGCATAACGAGGCGGTTTGTGTATCCACTATAATTGGATCATCTGTATAGATTGGCTCCCCGTCAGGTAATAAGAAGCGAATCATATAGATTCCAGTAACAGTCCTCCCAAGCAAGGCGTCAACGTTTTGCAATGTCATAAGCCGAGGCACCCCAACTTAAGGAAGGCAGTAGCTTTGCGGGCGAAAGATGGAATATGGTCGGATTGAGCCATAGTAATAAACTTACCATCTTTAGTAATGACTGCAACAAAATCTCCTTGACGGTACAATTGCACATCCTTACCCCAATTACCATATGAGCCAACACGCACTTCATCTGGGTTAGAAATTACCGATTGCGCTAAGGATTTGTAGCCGTTTACTCCTTGTCGGCCATTTTGGAACCCCAAGTCGTTGCCATGACCTGCGAACCCATGTCCTAAATTCTTCTAGTTGACGTCAGATGCATTTACCGTTTGAAACTTTGTGTAAGGCGGCTTGGGGTTGTTTTGATTATGGACCAACCAGCCGTCCTGGCCGACGTAGAAGGTGTGTGCGGTATCGACGGTGAGATTGAACATCTCCCGCAGCTCCAGCGAGGGTGTACCACTCCTTTCCCGACGCTTCCCCGAGCCCCTACCCGTCCAGCGCCGTGAGCACCGCGTCCACGATGCGCTCGCCGTACGCCTCGATGCGCTTTTCGCCCAGGCCGGGCACCCCGCGCAACTCGGCGAGGGTGCGGGGCTGTCTCACGGCCAGGGCCTCCAGGGTCGCGTTCGGGAAGATCACAAAGGCGCTGTGCCCCGTCTCGCGGGAGAGTTCGCGGCGCAGTTCACGCAGGGTCCCAGCGACCTCGGGGTTGGGGGGAGCGGGTGGCGTGTCGCTCGTGGCTTGTGGAGTGGGGGCCGGGAGAGGAGCGGGGCGGGGTTCGGGCTGGGGCCGGGTGGCCGCGTGGGGCTCGTCTGTGACGCCCGGAGAGAAGAGCGCGGTGGGCCGGACTTCCCGCTCTGGGGTCGCCGTCCTGGGCGAGGGGCTGACCTGACCACCTCCCCGCAGGAGACCTAGCACCGCGACATTGTCCGCCGTCCCCCGCTCGGCACTGGTGGGCTGACGGCTGACCACTGACGGCTGACGGCTCCCCACCTGCCCCCGCACCACCTCCAGCACCTCCGCCCCGTAGGCCTCCAGCTTGCGGGCGCCCACGCCGCTCACGCTGCCCAGGGTGTTGAGGCTGCCCGGGCGCAGTTCGGCGATGGTCTTCAGGGTCGAGTCGGCGAAGATCACGTAAGGGGGAACGCCCTGCTCTCGCGCCTTCGTCAGCCGCCACTGCCGCAGGGCCTCGAAGAGGGGGCGGTCCTGGGCGTCCACCGGGGCGCCTCCCTTACGGGCGGAGCGGTCGCGCTCACGGCGGGCGGGCTTGGGGACAAGGGTTTCCTCCCGGAGCATCAGGGTCGCCTCGCCCCGCAGGAGCGCGCGGGCCTTGGGCGTGCTGCTCAGGCCGTGGTGCTCGCCCGCCGTGAGGTAGCCGAGGCTGACGAGTTGCCGCAACAGGCCGCGCCACGTCTTCTCGTCATGCTCACGCCCGACCCCGAAGGTGGGGAGGGCGTGGTGGCCCATCGCGCGCACCTTGTCGGTTTCGCGGCCCAGCAGCACGTCGGTGAGGTGCGCCGCGCCGAAGCGGTTCCCGGTCCGCACCGCCGCCGAGAGGGCCATCTGCGCCTCGCGGGTGGCGTCGCGGACGCGGGGGGGCTGAAGGCACACGTCACAATTTCCGCACGGAGCCTCCAGCGTCTCCCCGAAGTACGAGAGGAGCACCTGGCGGCGGCAGGTCGCGGCCTCGCAGTAGGTCAGCAGGGCGTCGAGCTTGGCGGCCTCCACCCGCTTGACCTCGGGGGGCGCGAGGCTCTGGTCGAGCATCCGCTTGACGTTCACCACGTCGGTCAGGCCGTAGACCATCCAGGCGGTGCTCGGCAGGCCGTCGCGCCCGGCGCGGCCCGTCTCCTGGTAGTAGCCCTCCATGCTCTTGGGCAGGTCGAGGTGGGCCACGAAGCGCACGTTGGGCTTGTCGATGCCCATCCCGAAGGCGACCGTGGCGACGACGACCATCCCCTCCTCGTTGAGAAAGCGGTCCTGGGCCAGATTGCGCTCGCGCGGCGAGAGGCCCGCGTGGTACGGCAGCGCGTCCACCCCCTGCGCCTGGAGCCACTTGGCGGTCTCCTCCACCGACTTGCGCGAGAGGCAGTACACTATGCCCGCGTCGCCTGTATGTTCGGCCTGGATGAAGTCGAGAAGCTGGGTCTTGGGCCCCTCCTTGTTCGCCACCCGGTACTGGATATTCGGGCGGTCGAAGGAGGAGACGAACTGCGGCGCCCCGTGCAGACCGAGCACCCGCAGGATGTCCTCCCGGGTGCGCTCGTCGGCGGTGGCGGTGAGGGCCACGCGCGGGAGGTGGGGGAAACGCTGCGGCAGCACGCCGAGTTGCCCGTACTCGGGCCGGAAGTCGTGCCCCCACTGGGAGACGCAGTGGGCCTCGTCGATGGCGAAGAGGGCGACGGGGGAGCGGGCCAGCAGGTCGAGGGTGCGGTCGAGCAGCAGCCGCTCGGGCGCGACGTACAGCAGGTCGAGGTCCCCGGCGACCAGAGCCGCCTCCACCTCCCGCACCCCCTCCGCCTGAAGGGTGGAGTTGAGGAAGGCCGCCCGCACGCCCACCTGCCGCAGCGCGTCCACCTGATCCTTCATCAGCGCGATCAGCGGCGAGACGACGATCCCCACGCCGGGACGGAGCAGCGAGGGCACCTGATAGCACAGGCTCTTGCCGCCACCCGTCGGCATCAGGACGAGCGCGTTGCCCCCTTCCGACACCGTGCGCACGATGTCGGCCTGCACGCCCCGGAAGGCGTCGTAACCCCAGACGCTTTTCAGGACGGTGAGGGCGCGCTGGTCGGTGGCCGTGCTGTTCGAGGAGGCGGGGGCAGCGGTCATCGGGAGACAGGATAGCGCGGTTACGTCACCGGCATAATCGGGATCGAGGCCCCGACGGGGGGAAGCGGGTGGGTTCAACCCACCTCCCCCGTCAGGCCCGAACCGGACTCCCTGGGTTCAGCACTGCACGTCCACGACCGTGCGCCCCCGCACCCGGCCCGCCAGAATCTCCCCCGCGAGGGCGGGCACGTCGCTCAGGGGCCTGACCTGGGTCACCTCGGCGAGCCTGTCGGCGGGCAGGTCGCGGGCGAGTCGGGTCCAGGCGGCCTGACGGCGCTCCTGCGGGCAATTCACCGAGTCGATCCCGAGAAGGTTCACCCCCCGCAGGATGAAG from Deinococcus aetherius includes:
- a CDS encoding ABC transporter ATP-binding protein, whose protein sequence is MYVHAEGTAITGVVFKGKRTRELPQGAAVSVVDVFKSFRTASGSETHVLESIDLDIRRGEFFSLLGPSGCGKTTLLRILAGFEEADAGAVLIGGRDMTGVPPHRRPVNTVFQSYALFPHLTVFDNVAFGLRQKRVPPAQVRERVVRALETVRIAEYSTRRPDQLSGGQRQRVALARATVNEPEVLLLDEPLSALDRGLRKELQVELSNLQETLGITFVFVTHDQEEALVMSDRIAVMNRGCIEQLGRAEELYERPRTAFVANFLGQSNLIPGTVRETGPNGAVVQTPHGPLRTHYGAGLPVGREVTLSIRPEKLRMERDDETQGNEVRARVDDIVYTGAENQYLLEANGQRLVAFQLNADIGADEDFDYEEEVALYLPPENLVILEEG
- the map gene encoding type I methionyl aminopeptidase gives rise to the protein MSRVALKSAREIEAMRRAGALVAETFRLLDPYVKPGATLADLDRIAEEHIRRAGAVPAYLGYGPRDNPFPATICASVNEVICHGIPGDRALKEGDIVGVDIGVLLDGVYGDACYTYTVGRVSPEVQGLVDTTRQCLAAGLEVVRPGNRTGDIGHAVQSLAESRGYGVVKEYTGHGIGKRLHEEPTIYHWGARYTGLKFQPGMVFTIEPMINLGTPDTRLMPDGWTVITADKLPSAQFEHTVVVTPRGHEILTL
- a CDS encoding MDR family MFS transporter, which gives rise to MTAPTPPALSPAQQQARRLATTGLVMGVFLAALEASVVAAAMPSVIADLGGQRLYALPFAVYLLTSTVSSPLWGRASDVVGRRRLYLAGVVMFLLGSALCGLAQNMQWLVAARALQGLGAGAVLPLTLTIIGETYSLAERGRVQAFISGVWGVSGLVGPLLGGWLTDALSWRWTFYASLPFGLAALLIAWRHLRETGNPRPARLDWTGAVLFTSGSGLTVWGLEGRLWGMVGLGLLVLAAAVWMERRHPDPLLPMRSLRERVPRVAFAGNLLGGGAYFGVIAYLPLYAQGVGGGGATGAGAILTPMLVGWTLSSIWSARLLTRVPLARLSQLGFAVLTVMFAALTFAVHSPLWVTSALGFVVGMGMGFAMLSLLLSAQERATRGELGAVTSGVLFARQMGGALGVAVMALLIGPAAIEAGGVALAEGLGRAYLLALGLVAAGLVLSLTLPRGGVRKAGEGAPQPQPEASSH
- a CDS encoding helix-turn-helix domain-containing protein yields the protein MNKHMGSSFDDFLAEEGLLADVEVVALKRVIAFQLEQEMKRSGLTKTELASRMETSRSAVDRLLDPENHAVTLRTLERAAGVLGKRLRLELV
- a CDS encoding type II toxin-antitoxin system RelE/ParE family toxin, with product MTLSPEPETPQPILEVRFFRTTVGNEPVREWLKSLTREDRKSIGEDIKTAQFGWPIGMPLIRKLEKGLWEVRTTLEDGIARIIFTVVGNRMILLHGFVKKSQKTPKNDLETARKRLGQVEANGNEE
- a CDS encoding tyrosine-type recombinase/integrase, giving the protein MSAIDSADLPCTLHALARAAEVPRIWIHDLRHTHASLLAFRGVAPKVIADRLGHTNVGFTMQVYTHLYDEQRREAAPCLAELIQHSRAG
- the recQ gene encoding DNA helicase RecQ is translated as MTAAPASSNSTATDQRALTVLKSVWGYDAFRGVQADIVRTVSEGGNALVLMPTGGGKSLCYQVPSLLRPGVGIVVSPLIALMKDQVDALRQVGVRAAFLNSTLQAEGVREVEAALVAGDLDLLYVAPERLLLDRTLDLLARSPVALFAIDEAHCVSQWGHDFRPEYGQLGVLPQRFPHLPRVALTATADERTREDILRVLGLHGAPQFVSSFDRPNIQYRVANKEGPKTQLLDFIQAEHTGDAGIVYCLSRKSVEETAKWLQAQGVDALPYHAGLSPRERNLAQDRFLNEEGMVVVATVAFGMGIDKPNVRFVAHLDLPKSMEGYYQETGRAGRDGLPSTAWMVYGLTDVVNVKRMLDQSLAPPEVKRVEAAKLDALLTYCEAATCRRQVLLSYFGETLEAPCGNCDVCLQPPRVRDATREAQMALSAAVRTGNRFGAAHLTDVLLGRETDKVRAMGHHALPTFGVGREHDEKTWRGLLRQLVSLGYLTAGEHHGLSSTPKARALLRGEATLMLREETLVPKPARRERDRSARKGGAPVDAQDRPLFEALRQWRLTKAREQGVPPYVIFADSTLKTIAELRPGSLNTLGSVSGVGARKLEAYGAEVLEVVRGQVGSRQPSVVSRQPTSAERGTADNVAVLGLLRGGGQVSPSPRTATPEREVRPTALFSPGVTDEPHAATRPQPEPRPAPLPAPTPQATSDTPPAPPNPEVAGTLRELRRELSRETGHSAFVIFPNATLEALAVRQPRTLAELRGVPGLGEKRIEAYGERIVDAVLTALDG